Within Raineyella sp. W15-4, the genomic segment TGCATCCTGTGGGGCCGTGTCGATGTGAAGACGATCCTCGGCGGCCTGGTCGTCACCGGCGGGGTGGCGCTGTTGTTCCCGCTGCCGGCGATCCGCTTCCGTGGCCGGATCCGGCTGCTGGGCGTGATCCGGCTGGTCCTCACCACACTGCTCGACCTCGTCGAGTCGTCCTGGCGGGTCGCCGTGCTCGCCGTGGCCTGGCGCCGACCGGTCCGCAGCGCCATCGTCCGGGTCCGGCTGCGGACGAACTCCGACCTGCTGATCGCGATGATCGTCGAACTCATCGGTCTGGTCCCCGGGTCGGTCGTCGTGGAGCAGACGCGTGCGCCGTCCCAGGTCTTCGTCCACGTCCTCGACGTCCGTGACCGGTCCCACCTGGACGAGGCGTACGCGATCGTCCGTACGGTCGAGGAACGGGTGATCCGTGCCTTCGGGACCGACGAGGAACTCGCGGCGTTGGCCGCCCCGCCCGGCGCGGTCCCGACCTCGGCGGCTGCCGCGGCGGTGACCGAGCCGGCGGTAGGTGCGCCGCGAGCCGCCACCGGGGATCTCCCGTCGACCGATCCGGAGGTGGACCGATGACCGCGGTGGACAGCATCGAGGCGGCCCAAGGGCTGGTGGCGATCGTTGCGGTCGTCGTCCTCGGTCTGGCCGCCGCCGTCACGCTGTTCCGGCTGGCGAAGGGCCCCACCAGCCTGGACCGGATCATCGCCAGCGACCTGATCGTCGGGATCGCGGTCGGCGGTCTCGCCCTCCAGGTCGTCCTCAGCGACCGGCTCACCACGCTGCCGATCCTGCTGGCGCTGTCCCTGGTCGGGTTCATCGGGGCAGTGTCGATGGCACGGTTCGTCCATGACCAGGTGCCCGGATCGGCCGGCGAGGTCGGGCGGCGGTCCCGTCGACGGGGGGAAGGACGGCGACCCACCGTCCGGGCCGAACGGTCGGCGTCGACCCCTGAGCCGATGCCCGGTGCCGGCGGCCCGGGGATGCCCGGGCCTGGCGCGGCCGACCCGGAGGCGGCCGATCCCGGGGCGACCGGCCGGAATCGATCGGGAGGCACGGCATGACCGACGCGATCCTCGACCTGGTGGCAGCGGTGCTCTGTCTCATCGGCGCGCTGCTGTGTCTCACCGCCGCGGTGGGCCTGGTCCGGTTCCCCGACCTGATCTCGCGGATGCACCCGGCGGCCAAGCCGCAGAGCCTCGGCCTGCTGGTGCTGCTGGTCGGGGTGGTGCTGCACGTGCGGACCTGGTCGGCCTTCTTCCTGCTCGCCCTGGTCACCATCCTGCAGATGATGACGGTGACCCTGGCGTCCCACGTGGTGGCCCGCACCGGCTACCGGGCCCGGCTGATCGACCCGCGCACTCTGGTTGCCGACGAGCTCGCGGAGGCGGTCGCCGAGCGGGCCCGCGCCGATCGCGAGGGTCGGGGCGGGCCCCGGGCCGCGGACTGAGAGGATCTCCGCATGACTCGCCCCGGTCGGACTGCCCTCTTCCCGCCGCCCCCTGCGCTCCCGGTGCGGAGCCAGGACTACTACGGCTTCCTCCGGACACCGCGGTACCGGTGGTGGAAGGGGCTGTTGGCGGCGCTGCTGTTGCTCGTCGGCTTCCTGGTGGTGGACGGCGTGCTGGCCACCGCCGGCCTGATCGTCGACATCGTCCTCGGCGCCGTCAGCCCACAGGACCTGCGCGGCGCGGCGAACGGGGTGATCCCCATCGGACCGGCCACCTTCATCGGCAACAACCTCGGACTGGCGCTGCTCGTGCCGCTGGCGATGCTGCTCGCCCGGGCGTTCTTCGGCCAGCGCCCGGGGTGGTCGGCGTCGGTCGCCGGCCGGTTCCGGTGGCGCTGGCTCGGCTGGTGCCTGCTGGTGGTGGGACTGCCGTGGTTCGCGCTGCTGATGATCTCCACGATGGCCGACGGGGGGTTCCCGACCCCCGTCCTCACCCCGTCGGTGTGGCTGATGCTCGGCCTCACCCTGCTCACCACTCCGCTGCAGTGCGCGGGGGAGGAGTGGGCATTCCGCGGTCTGCTGCCGCGTTCCTTCGCGGCGATGGTGCCGCACCCGGGGGCGGGCGCTGCGGTGGGGGTGGTGCTGGCGTCGCTGCTGTTCATGGCCGCCCACGCCGCCGCCGACCCGTGGTTGAACGCCTTCTACTTCTGCTTCGGCCTGGTGATGAGCGCCCTGACCTGGCGGACCGGCGGCCTGGAAGCCTCGGTGGTGTTCCACACGGTCAACAACCTGACCGGTCTCATCCCGGTGGTGCTGACCGCCGACTACGCGTCGATCGGTGACCGGGGTGTGGGCTCCGGTTCCCCCGCG encodes:
- a CDS encoding monovalent cation/H+ antiporter complex subunit F; translated protein: MTAVDSIEAAQGLVAIVAVVVLGLAAAVTLFRLAKGPTSLDRIIASDLIVGIAVGGLALQVVLSDRLTTLPILLALSLVGFIGAVSMARFVHDQVPGSAGEVGRRSRRRGEGRRPTVRAERSASTPEPMPGAGGPGMPGPGAADPEAADPGATGRNRSGGTA
- a CDS encoding Na+/H+ antiporter subunit E, translated to MSREPHGGDGSRVPTRRVRPGWRSILIGVLIWCILWGRVDVKTILGGLVVTGGVALLFPLPAIRFRGRIRLLGVIRLVLTTLLDLVESSWRVAVLAVAWRRPVRSAIVRVRLRTNSDLLIAMIVELIGLVPGSVVVEQTRAPSQVFVHVLDVRDRSHLDEAYAIVRTVEERVIRAFGTDEELAALAAPPGAVPTSAAAAAVTEPAVGAPRAATGDLPSTDPEVDR
- a CDS encoding type II CAAX endopeptidase family protein — protein: MTRPGRTALFPPPPALPVRSQDYYGFLRTPRYRWWKGLLAALLLLVGFLVVDGVLATAGLIVDIVLGAVSPQDLRGAANGVIPIGPATFIGNNLGLALLVPLAMLLARAFFGQRPGWSASVAGRFRWRWLGWCLLVVGLPWFALLMISTMADGGFPTPVLTPSVWLMLGLTLLTTPLQCAGEEWAFRGLLPRSFAAMVPHPGAGAAVGVVLASLLFMAAHAAADPWLNAFYFCFGLVMSALTWRTGGLEASVVFHTVNNLTGLIPVVLTADYASIGDRGVGSGSPAVLIPLVLGVGLVFLTDLVRRRRGVARTAAPGLDLLPPPAAVSVPPAGASLPPAGDSEIQEPGDTLGAYEHRDQPPGPADEQRP
- the mnhG gene encoding monovalent cation/H(+) antiporter subunit G, producing MTDAILDLVAAVLCLIGALLCLTAAVGLVRFPDLISRMHPAAKPQSLGLLVLLVGVVLHVRTWSAFFLLALVTILQMMTVTLASHVVARTGYRARLIDPRTLVADELAEAVAERARADREGRGGPRAAD